Proteins encoded within one genomic window of Siniperca chuatsi isolate FFG_IHB_CAS linkage group LG4, ASM2008510v1, whole genome shotgun sequence:
- the chst6 gene encoding carbohydrate sulfotransferase 6: protein MPRCSVNLSTMIFLVILQGAAVVLFCGWYIQLNRCGSAPSNSKVHVLLLSSWRSGSSFLGQVFSQHPSVFYLMEPAWHVWTKLHKPDARVLRMAVKDLLRSVFQCDFSGMEAYLSEHPNVSSLFMWSHSRALCSEPVCPLTPRNQFSNQTLCLQSCDARGLQRVEKACGIYSHVVLKEVRLFELESLYQLLQDPSLDLRIIHLVRDPRAVVRSREESAKAFERDNAIVLEQRSIPIAEVQYQVMQEICRSHVRINERAILKPPPFLKGRYKMVRYEDMVRDPHGEINDMYEFVGLEMTRELSEWIYRVTHGKGKGSRAEAFKITSRNAADVSQAWRTTLPHNKVKRIQEVCKGAMSLLGYRTVNSVKEQKRLDIDLLVPQKQFQFSWLPAKTKHPNNS from the coding sequence ATGCCACGCTGCAGTGTGAACCTCAGCACCATGATTTTCCTGGTGATCCTGCAGGGGGCAGCAGTGGTGCTGTTCTGTGGCTGGTACATCCAGCTCAATCGCTGCGGCTCTGCCCCCTCCAACAGCAAAGTTCACGTTCTGCTGCTGTCATCGTGGCGATCAGGCTCGTCCTTCCTGGGTCAGGTGTTCAGTCAGCACCCATCTGTCTTCTATCTTATGGAGCCAGCTTGGCATGTGTGGACCAAACTGCATAAACCCGATGCACGGGTGCTCCGAATGGCGGTGAAGGATTTATTACGGAGCGTATTCCAGTGTGACTTTTCCGGGATGGAGGCCTACCTGTCAGAGCACCCCAATGTGTCCTCCTTGTTTATGTGGAGTCATAGTCGAGCACTGTGCTCAGAACCAGTCTGTCCTCTGACACCACGCAACCAGTTCAGTAACCAGACTCTGTGCCTCCAGTCATGTGACGCTAGGGGCCTGCAGCGGGTGGAGAAGGCCTGTGGCATTTATAGTCACGTGGTGTTAAAAGAAGTGCGATTGTTTGAACTTGAATCCCTCTACCAGCTCTTGCAGGATCCAAGCCTAGATCTCCGCATCATCCACCTGGTCCGAGACCCTCGGGCAGTGGTACGGTCTAGAGAGGAGTCAGCCAAAGCCTTTGAGAGGGATAATGCTATCGTCTTGGAGCAGAGAAGCATACCAATAGCCGAGGTGCAGTATCAAGTCATGCAGGAGATCTGCCGTAGCCATGTGCGCATCAATGAGAGGGCAATCCTGAAGCCCCCTCCATTTCTAAAAGGCCGCTACAAAATGGTCCGCTATGAGGACATGGTGCGTGACCCACATGGGGAGATAAATGACATGTATGAGTTTGTAGGCCTGGAGATGACCAGAGAGTTATCTGAATGGATCTACAGGGTGACTCACGGAAAAGGCAAAGGCTCCAGGGCAGAGGCCTTTAAAATCACATCAAGAAACGCCGCTGATGTCTCCCAGGCATGGCGTACCACGCTGCCACACAACAAAGTCAAACGTATCCAGGAAGTGTGTAAAGGGGCCATGTCATTGCTTGGGTACAGGACGGTTAATAGTGTAAAAGAACAGAAGAGACTTGACATAGATCTACTAGTGCCACAGAAACAGTTTCAGTTCAGCTGGTTGCCAGCTAAAACAAAGCATCCAAATAACAGTTAA